The following coding sequences lie in one Bordetella genomosp. 9 genomic window:
- the mmsB gene encoding 3-hydroxyisobutyrate dehydrogenase has translation MGKIAFIGLGNMGAPMALNLVKAGRELAVYDLLPAGVAQLAAAGAQAAPSARQAVEGADIVITMLPASQHVEGLYIGEDLLAHIDPTALVIECSTIAPETARKVAAAAQARGIAMLDAPVSGGTAGAAAGTLTFIVGGDAGALARARPVLEQMGKNIFHAGPAGAGQVAKICNNMLLGVLMAGTAEALALGVANGLDPKVLSDIIAKSSGRNWATELYNPWPGVMDHAPASKGYAGGFGTDLMLKDLGLAAEAALATRSPIPLGELARNLYALHSAGGQGKLDFSSILNLYRKS, from the coding sequence ATGGGCAAGATCGCTTTTATCGGTTTGGGCAACATGGGGGCGCCCATGGCGCTGAACCTGGTCAAGGCAGGCCGCGAACTCGCGGTGTACGACCTGCTGCCGGCCGGCGTGGCGCAGTTGGCTGCGGCCGGCGCGCAGGCCGCGCCATCGGCCAGGCAGGCGGTGGAGGGCGCCGACATCGTCATCACCATGCTGCCGGCCAGCCAGCACGTGGAAGGGCTGTATATCGGCGAGGACCTGCTGGCGCATATCGATCCCACGGCCCTCGTCATCGAATGCAGCACCATCGCGCCGGAGACCGCCCGCAAGGTGGCGGCCGCGGCGCAGGCTCGCGGCATCGCGATGCTGGATGCGCCGGTCTCCGGCGGCACGGCCGGCGCGGCGGCCGGCACGCTGACCTTCATCGTGGGCGGCGATGCTGGCGCGCTGGCGCGCGCGCGGCCCGTGCTGGAGCAGATGGGCAAGAACATTTTTCACGCGGGTCCGGCCGGCGCGGGGCAGGTTGCCAAGATCTGCAACAACATGCTGTTGGGGGTGCTGATGGCCGGCACCGCGGAAGCACTGGCCCTGGGCGTGGCCAACGGGCTGGATCCCAAAGTGCTGTCGGACATCATCGCCAAGAGTTCGGGCCGCAACTGGGCCACCGAGCTGTACAACCCGTGGCCGGGCGTGATGGATCACGCGCCGGCGTCCAAGGGCTATGCGGGCGGTTTCGGTACGGATCTGATGCTCAAGGATCTTGGCCTGGCCGCCGAAGCGGCCCTGGCGACGCGCTCGCCCATTCCCCTGGGCGAACTGGCCCGCAACCTGTATGCACTGCATAGCGCGGGCGGACAGGGCAAGCTCGATTTCTCCAGCATCCTGAATCTGTATCGCAAAAGCTGA
- a CDS encoding enoyl-CoA hydratase/isomerase family protein: MNQPVLFEERPTDNGMRIGIATLNAPQSLNGLSLEMARSLDQRLSAWADDPRVAVVVLQGAGDKAFCAGGDLQSLYRSMQSSPKGDAWGNRYAREFFEVEYRLDYRIHTYPKPVLCWGHGFVMGGGIGLMMGASHRVVDETSRLAMPEISIGLFPDVGGSWLLSRMPGNTGLFLALTGAQLNASDAFFAGLADFHLRAQDWPRLLDHLVQQPWAGGAGVIGDVEKPAAFAPRSINDGLLRQVLHGMQPAETLAPGPLKQHAFQINNLCAGTNLEEIHENIAALAEHDDPWLARAARTMLAGSPGTARLAFTLLMRLRQRSLADVFRAEYVAALHASAHGDFQEGIRALLIDKDKRPRWNPATIEAASKEWVLKFFEEPWPQGQPHPLQDLGAA, from the coding sequence ATGAACCAGCCGGTGCTTTTCGAGGAACGTCCGACCGACAACGGGATGCGCATAGGCATCGCCACGTTGAACGCCCCCCAGAGTCTGAACGGCCTGTCGCTGGAAATGGCGCGCAGCCTGGACCAGCGCCTGTCCGCCTGGGCGGATGATCCAAGGGTGGCGGTGGTCGTCCTGCAAGGCGCCGGGGACAAGGCGTTCTGCGCCGGCGGCGATCTGCAGAGCCTGTATCGCAGCATGCAATCTTCACCCAAGGGCGATGCCTGGGGCAACCGCTATGCGCGCGAGTTCTTCGAAGTCGAGTACCGGCTGGATTACCGTATCCACACCTATCCCAAGCCGGTGTTGTGTTGGGGACATGGCTTTGTCATGGGCGGCGGCATCGGACTGATGATGGGGGCCAGCCATCGCGTGGTCGATGAGACCTCGCGGCTTGCCATGCCCGAGATCTCGATCGGGCTGTTTCCGGACGTGGGCGGCAGCTGGCTGCTCAGTCGCATGCCGGGCAACACGGGGCTGTTCCTGGCGCTGACCGGGGCCCAGCTCAATGCGTCGGACGCGTTTTTCGCTGGCCTGGCCGACTTCCATCTGCGCGCCCAGGATTGGCCGCGCCTGCTCGATCACCTGGTCCAGCAGCCGTGGGCGGGCGGGGCGGGCGTCATCGGGGATGTGGAAAAACCCGCGGCGTTCGCCCCGCGTTCGATCAACGACGGCCTGCTGCGCCAGGTGCTGCATGGCATGCAGCCGGCCGAAACGCTGGCGCCCGGCCCGTTGAAGCAGCATGCCTTCCAGATCAATAACCTGTGCGCCGGCACCAACCTGGAAGAAATCCACGAGAACATCGCCGCCCTGGCCGAACACGACGATCCATGGCTGGCCCGGGCCGCCCGCACCATGCTGGCCGGCTCGCCGGGCACGGCGCGGCTGGCCTTCACGCTGCTGATGCGCTTGCGGCAGCGGTCGCTGGCCGACGTGTTCCGCGCCGAATACGTGGCGGCGCTGCACGCCAGTGCGCACGGCGATTTCCAGGAAGGCATCCGGGCGTTGCTGATCGACAAGGACAAGCGGCCGCGCTGGAACCCCGCCACGATAGAGGCGGCCAGCAAGGAGTGGGTGTTGAAATTCTTCGAGGAGCCGTGGCCGCAGGGACAGCCGCATCCGCTGCAGGACCTGGGTGCGGCCTGA
- a CDS encoding acyl-CoA dehydrogenase family protein, whose amino-acid sequence MDMELSEDQRAFAQAAREFAQGEMAPHAARWDAEGIFPREVFARAGELGFCGLYAPQEIGGLGLPRIDATLVFEEMAAVDPSTTAFLTIHNMAAWMVGTWGQPGLREAWGPKLCAGEKLASYCLTEPGSGSDAASLRTRAEEDGAQYVLNGSKAFISGGGDTDLLIVMARTGGGGAGGVSAFAVPADSPGITYGRKEEKMGWNSQSTRAITFENVRVPAANMLGEPGQGFKIAMRGLDGGRINIATCSVGAAQGALDAARRYMRERRQFGAPLADFQALQFKLADMATHLVAARQMVRLAACKLDGGSPDASAYCAMAKRFATDMGFQVCLDAQQIHGGYGYLKDYPLERLVRDTRVHQILEGTNEIMRVIVARQLLEKGADLR is encoded by the coding sequence ATGGACATGGAATTGAGCGAGGACCAGCGGGCTTTCGCGCAGGCGGCGCGCGAATTCGCGCAGGGCGAGATGGCGCCGCACGCGGCGCGCTGGGATGCGGAAGGGATCTTTCCCCGCGAAGTCTTTGCCCGCGCCGGCGAGTTGGGTTTTTGCGGTCTTTACGCGCCGCAGGAAATCGGCGGGCTGGGTTTGCCGCGCATCGACGCGACGCTGGTGTTCGAGGAAATGGCCGCCGTGGATCCTTCCACCACGGCTTTCCTGACCATCCACAACATGGCGGCCTGGATGGTCGGCACCTGGGGCCAGCCGGGGCTGCGCGAAGCCTGGGGCCCCAAACTGTGCGCCGGCGAAAAGCTGGCCTCGTACTGCCTGACCGAGCCCGGCTCCGGTTCCGACGCGGCCTCGCTGCGTACGCGGGCGGAGGAGGACGGCGCGCAGTATGTCCTGAACGGATCCAAGGCATTCATTTCCGGCGGCGGCGACACCGACCTGCTGATCGTCATGGCCCGTACGGGCGGCGGCGGAGCAGGGGGCGTCAGCGCCTTCGCCGTCCCGGCGGACAGCCCGGGTATCACTTACGGCCGCAAGGAAGAAAAAATGGGGTGGAACAGCCAGTCCACCCGCGCCATTACTTTCGAAAACGTGCGCGTGCCCGCGGCCAATATGCTGGGCGAGCCGGGCCAGGGCTTCAAGATCGCCATGCGCGGACTGGACGGCGGCCGCATCAATATCGCGACGTGTTCCGTGGGGGCGGCGCAAGGCGCCCTGGACGCCGCGCGCCGGTATATGCGCGAGCGGCGCCAGTTCGGTGCGCCGCTGGCCGACTTCCAGGCCTTGCAGTTCAAACTGGCCGATATGGCGACCCATCTGGTCGCGGCCCGGCAGATGGTGCGCCTGGCCGCATGCAAGCTGGACGGCGGGTCGCCGGACGCCAGCGCCTATTGCGCCATGGCCAAGCGCTTCGCCACCGACATGGGTTTCCAGGTTTGCCTTGACGCCCAGCAGATCCATGGCGGCTACGGCTATCTGAAGGACTATCCTTTGGAGCGACTGGTGCGCGATACTCGCGTGCATCAGATCCTGGAGGGCACCAACGAAATCATGCGCGTGATCGTTGCCCGCCAGCTGTTGGAGAAGGGAGCAGACTTGCGATGA
- a CDS encoding RnfH family protein, whose translation MTVLVCHARPHEAWQRQVELPVGSTAAQAIAASGFAESFPGVDPWQAGVGVFGRQVSATHPLSDGDRVEIYRPLIFDPMESRRRRAAHRARQEPAAPPPRTPKARR comes from the coding sequence ATGACGGTCTTGGTATGCCACGCGCGGCCGCACGAGGCATGGCAGCGGCAGGTCGAACTTCCCGTGGGTTCGACTGCCGCGCAGGCCATCGCGGCCAGCGGATTTGCCGAGTCCTTCCCCGGCGTCGACCCATGGCAGGCCGGCGTCGGCGTGTTCGGGCGGCAGGTTTCCGCCACGCACCCGCTGTCAGACGGCGACCGCGTGGAAATCTATCGGCCGCTCATCTTCGATCCCATGGAGTCGCGGCGGCGCCGCGCCGCTCACCGCGCGCGCCAGGAACCGGCCGCGCCGCCGCCGCGCACGCCCAAGGCGCGGCGCTGA
- a CDS encoding type II toxin-antitoxin system RatA family toxin, whose protein sequence is MHKVQRSVLVPYSDAQMFELVAGVEQYPEFMPWCGGAEVKSRDEHGMQASIIISFAGMKQRFTTRNTHVFPHRIDLELVDGPFSMLVGHWQFQALAPDACKVLFTMEYEFSNRALEALVGPVFNRIATSFIDSFTKRAQAVYGE, encoded by the coding sequence ATGCACAAAGTCCAGCGTTCCGTTCTCGTCCCTTACAGCGATGCGCAAATGTTCGAACTCGTCGCCGGCGTGGAGCAGTATCCGGAGTTCATGCCGTGGTGCGGCGGGGCGGAGGTAAAGTCCCGGGACGAACACGGCATGCAGGCGTCCATCATCATCAGCTTCGCCGGCATGAAGCAGCGATTCACCACGCGGAACACCCACGTGTTTCCGCATCGCATCGATCTGGAACTGGTGGACGGCCCGTTTTCCATGCTGGTGGGGCATTGGCAATTCCAGGCCCTGGCGCCCGACGCGTGCAAAGTACTGTTCACCATGGAGTACGAGTTCTCGAACCGCGCCCTGGAAGCCCTGGTCGGGCCCGTGTTCAACCGCATCGCGACCAGCTTCATCGATTCCTTCACCAAGCGCGCCCAGGCTGTGTATGGGGAATGA
- the smpB gene encoding SsrA-binding protein SmpB, translating into MSIIDNRKASHEYFIEDRYEAGLVLQGWEVKAIREGRVQLRESYIIVRDGEIYIVGMHVSPLPTASTHIHPDATRTRKLLLHAEEINKLIGKVEQRGYTLVPLNLHYKDGRIKLDFALGRGKKLHDKRDTARDKDWAREKERLMKHDTRASRRSEA; encoded by the coding sequence ATGAGCATTATCGATAATCGAAAAGCGTCCCACGAGTACTTCATCGAAGACCGCTACGAAGCGGGCCTCGTTTTGCAGGGCTGGGAGGTCAAAGCGATCCGCGAGGGCCGCGTGCAGCTCAGGGAAAGCTACATCATTGTGCGCGACGGCGAGATCTATATCGTCGGCATGCACGTCAGCCCCCTGCCCACGGCGTCGACGCACATCCACCCCGACGCCACGCGCACCCGCAAGCTGCTGCTGCATGCAGAGGAGATCAACAAGCTGATCGGCAAGGTCGAACAGCGCGGGTACACCCTGGTGCCGCTCAACCTGCATTACAAGGATGGCCGGATCAAGCTGGACTTCGCGCTGGGTCGCGGCAAGAAGCTGCACGACAAGCGCGACACCGCGCGGGACAAGGACTGGGCGCGCGAAAAAGAACGCCTGATGAAGCACGACACCCGCGCATCGCGGCGCAGCGAAGCTTAA
- a CDS encoding GGDEF domain-containing protein codes for MSASVALIVITALTNVLMLAVLGSLARSGIAGIRECTRGAILVFVSLIGLAAQAFLPPVLGVVAANLLMAAGAACYVAAVLRFFGRQAPVGWLVAAVGAQTAAIALFWYVWPDTNARIVAVSLLQCVMMAAMATTIHRWRPRNRPGYPYLFAFYVAGFEAVGHALRGMFYAARIEVMPTLAQGTPMHLLFLSIGVLAMPSLTLGMILMVHDRMLAQRESEANTDSLTGTLSRKAWRLLAEKTLARAIRGDQRLSLLMLDIDRFKQVNDTHGHAMGDAVLQHFGMLAVSVFRQEDIIGRLGGEEFVVLLPDTRIDAAAFATDRLLQRVRASRCADAGAAVSYTFSGGLVEWDGEETVETMMRRADGALYAAKMAGRDRIVVA; via the coding sequence ATGTCTGCTTCCGTTGCCCTGATCGTCATCACGGCGCTCACCAATGTTCTTATGCTGGCGGTCCTGGGGTCGCTGGCGCGCAGCGGCATCGCCGGCATACGCGAATGCACGCGCGGCGCGATCCTGGTATTCGTGTCGCTCATCGGCCTGGCGGCGCAGGCGTTTCTGCCGCCCGTGTTGGGCGTCGTCGCGGCGAATCTGCTGATGGCCGCCGGCGCCGCGTGTTACGTCGCCGCGGTGTTGCGCTTCTTCGGGCGTCAGGCGCCTGTCGGGTGGCTGGTTGCGGCGGTGGGCGCGCAGACCGCGGCCATCGCGCTGTTCTGGTACGTCTGGCCGGACACCAATGCGCGCATTGTCGCGGTGTCGTTGCTGCAGTGCGTGATGATGGCAGCGATGGCGACGACCATACACCGCTGGCGGCCGCGCAACCGGCCCGGCTATCCCTATCTGTTCGCTTTCTACGTCGCCGGGTTCGAGGCGGTTGGCCATGCGCTGCGCGGGATGTTCTATGCGGCGCGGATCGAGGTGATGCCGACCCTGGCCCAGGGTACGCCCATGCATCTGCTTTTCCTGTCCATCGGCGTATTGGCCATGCCAAGCCTGACGCTTGGGATGATCCTGATGGTGCATGACCGGATGCTGGCGCAGCGCGAAAGCGAGGCCAATACCGATTCGCTGACGGGAACATTGTCGCGCAAGGCATGGCGGCTGCTTGCCGAAAAGACCCTGGCTCGCGCCATCCGTGGCGACCAGCGCCTGTCGCTGCTGATGCTCGATATCGACCGATTCAAGCAGGTGAACGATACGCACGGCCACGCCATGGGTGACGCGGTCCTGCAGCATTTCGGCATGCTTGCGGTGTCGGTATTCCGTCAGGAGGACATCATCGGCCGGCTGGGCGGCGAGGAATTCGTGGTCCTGCTGCCCGATACGCGCATCGACGCGGCCGCCTTCGCAACCGATCGTCTGCTGCAACGGGTCCGTGCAAGCCGATGCGCCGACGCCGGTGCGGCTGTCTCCTATACCTTCAGCGGCGGCCTGGTGGAGTGGGATGGCGAGGAAACGGTGGAAACGATGATGCGGCGCGCCGACGGGGCCTTGTATGCAGCCAAGATGGCCGGGCGCGACCGGATTGTGGTGGCGTAG